The Peromyscus eremicus chromosome 11, PerEre_H2_v1, whole genome shotgun sequence genome includes a window with the following:
- the LOC131921798 gene encoding large ribosomal subunit protein eL37-like produces MTKGRSSFGKRRNKAHTLCRRCGSKAYHLQKSTCGKCGYPAKRKRKDNWSAKAKRRNTTGTGRMRHLKTVYRRFRHGFREGTTPKPKRAAVTTSSSS; encoded by the coding sequence ATGACGAAAGGAAGGTCATCCTTTGGAAAGCGTCGCAATAAGGCGCACACGCTTTGCCGCCGCTGTGGCTCTAAGGCCTACCACCTTCAGAAGTCGACCTGTGGCAAGTGTGGCTACCCGGCCAAGCGCAAGAGAAAGGATAACTGGAGTGCCAAGGCTAAGAGACGAAACACTACCGGGACTGGGCGGATGAGGCACCTGAAAACTGTCTATCGAAGATTCAGACATGGATTCCGTGAAGGGACAACACCTAAGCCCAAGAGGGCAGCTGTTACAACATCCAGTTCATCTTGA